In Sphaerospermopsis torques-reginae ITEP-024, the genomic window GCTGTTCGTAAACAGTTACCTTTTCAGGTTTCCACCGCAGACACGGAAAACGTGCGGGAAGACTTGCGCTTAAAATATCGTTATTTAGACTTACGACGCGATCGCATGGCGCAAAATATGCAACTGCGTCACCAAGTTGTTAAAGCAATGCGGCGTTATTTAGAAGATAACGAAGGTTTCATAGAAATAGAAACCCCTGTACTTACCCGTTCCACTCCCGAAGGTGCAAGAGATTATATTCTTCCCAGTCGCGTTAATGAAGGGGAATGGTTCGCTTTACCTCAGTCACCGCAACTATTCAAACAAATATTGATGGTATCCGGGATGGATAGATACTATCAAATTGCGAGATGTTTCCGTGATGAAGACTTGCGCGCAGACAGACAACCAGAGTTTACCCAGTTAGACATGGAAATGAGTTTCATGTCACAAGAGGAAATAATTGAACTCAACGAAAATTTAGTTTGTCATATTTTCAAAATAGTCAAAAATATTGACTTACCCCGTCCTTTTCCGCGTCTAACTTATAAAGATGCGATGAATAAATATGGCAGTGATAAACCAGATACCCGCTATGGTTTAGAATTAGTTGATGTTTCCGATGTTTTAAAAGATTCGGGTTTTAAAGTTTTTAAAGATGCCATTTCTAAAGGTGGAATTGTGAAAATTCTCCCCATTCCTAACGGTAATGATGCTATTTCCAATGTTCGCATTAAACCCGGTGGAGATATTTTCAAAGAAGCAACAGAAGCAGGAGCTAAAGGTTTAGCTTATATTCGCGTGCGGGATAATGGAGAAATTGACACCATTGGCGCGATTAAAGATAATTTGACACCGGAACAAAAACAGGAAATTTTAACTAGAACTGGTGCAAAAGATGGTCATTTATTATTATTTGCTGCTGCTGATACAGGAACAGTAAATAAAACATTGGATAGGTTGCGTCAGTTTGTTGCTAGGGAATTTAATTTAATTCCAGAAGGGAAAAATAACTTCCTGTGGATCACAGATTTCCCAATGTTTGAATGGAATGCAGATGAGAAAAGATTAGAAGCATTACATCACCCATTTACCGCACCCCATCCCGATGATTTACATGACTTGAAAACCGCCCGCGCTCAAGCTTACGACTTAGTTTTAAATGGTTTTGAAGTCGGTGGTGGCAGTCTGCGAATTTATCAAAGAGAAGTGCAATCACAGGTATTTGAAACTATTGGTTTATCTACCGAAGAAGCACAAAATAAATTCGGCTTTTTATTAGAAGCTTTTGAATATGGGACACCTCCTCATGGTGGTATTGCCTATGGTTTAGATCGCTTGGTAATGTTGTTAGCTGGAGAAGAATCAATTCGTGATGTAATTGCTTTCCCCAAGACACAACAAGCACGCTGTTTATTAACAGATGCACCTTCTGGAGTGGATGGGAAACAGTTGAAAGAACTTCATGTTGCTTCGACGGTGAAACCCAAAGTGAAAGAGTAATTTTAAGATCCCCGACTTCTGTAAATAAATCATATTTGATGAAGATGATTAAATTAAGAAGTCGGGTATCTGGATATTTTGATTAATTTTAATTTAAAATCCCTACTAAAATTTTCATTAATATCTCTAAATCCGTAGGAACTCGATATAACATTAAGTCTTGAGTTATGATTCTTTCATCACGTTGAAAACTGCCAAATTGCCATATATCTCCTGTGGTTACAGCACCATATAATATTGGTTCGTTTCCTGATATCCATTCATTTACAGCAATTAATTCTACTGCAAGTTGAGTAAAACCGCGTGTTAAATCTGCTTGTTTTGCTTCTACAACTAATATTTGATGTTGAGTTTGCAAGTAATAATCTAAGTCACCTCGTAAAAATTGGTTGATTTCAATGGGATATTCAATATTAATTGTTGCTTGGGTAATGTGGGCAATTTCTAATAAAATAGGAGCAATTAATACTTCTCTCCGTGCTGCTTCGCTAGTTAAACTTACTCTTTGAATTGCTTCTTCTAATCTTTCTTTTAAGTCATTTAATCTAGTAATTTGATTGTTAGTTGTTGGAAAATTAATATTACTTTTGATTAAGGTTGCTCCTAGTTCTTGTAAAATATCCGCAGGTGCAAATCTTAAATCAAAGTATTTACGAAAGGTGTAGGTTTCACTGGGTTTGAGAATTTGCGGACGATGGGGGGTAGTCATAAGGTTGTAAGTTATATTGTAGGTTTTTTATTGTCTATATTATAGATTTTATTTCACGCAGAGACGCAGAGGCGCAGAGGAGAGGATAAAAAGTTGTTCACCTGACTTTTTTGAAAGGTTGGTAGTAGATTTATTGGTGAAAATGGGTTATGGTGGTTCAAGACGTGATGCAGGGAGAGCAATTGGTAAAGCTGGAGATGGGGGAATTGATGGAATAATTAAAGAAGATAAATTAGGTTTAGATATTGTTTACATTCAAGCTAAAAAATGGGATAATACAGTTGTTGGTAGACCGGAAATTCAAAAATTTGTCGGTGCTTTACATGGACAAAGAGCAAGAAAAGGTGTTTTTATCACCACTTCTAAATTCTCTCAAGATGCTAGAGAATATGTATCTATAATAGATAGTAAGATTGTTTTAATAGATGGACAAGAATTAGCTCAATTAATGATTGATAATCATGTGGGTGTATCAACTGTCTCTATTTACGAGATTAAAAAAATAGATTCAGACTATTTTACAGACGAGTAATCAAAAACCTCAATCTTCCTCTCTGCGCCTCTGCGTCTCTGCGTGAGCTATGCTAAAAAACAGGGGAAAATCGAAAATCCCCTGTCACCTTTACCGACAAACTTCTACCAAAGTATTAGTGAAATTAGGATAAGAAATAGCCGCAGCTTCAGCACGGTGAATAGTCGTAGTTCCACTAGCATTCAGAGCAGCGATCGCTAAACTCATTCCGATTCTATGATCTGTATGACTATCTACCTCTGCACCCACCAAAGCATTACCACCAGTAATTTCCATCCCATCAGGTAATTCTGTAATTTTACCGCCCATTTTATTTAATTGTTGCGCCATTACGGTAATGCGATCGCTCTCTTTAACTCGCAATTCTGCCGCATCTCTAATAATGGTTGTCCCTTCCGCAAAGGTGGCAGCTACTGCTAAAATGGGAATTTCATCAATTAATCTCGGTATAATATCCCCAGCAATAGTACAGCTTTTTAACTGACTAGAACGCACCCGCACATCTGCAACCGGTTCTCCTGCAACTTCCCGTTGATTTTCTAGCTGGATATCTGCACCCATCATTGCCAAAGCTTCTAAAATTCCCGTGCGGGTGGGGTTAACACCAACATTTTCCACCACTAACTCAGAACCGGGAACAATAGAACCCGCAACTAACCAAAAGGCCGCAGAACTAATATCACCAGGAACAACAACTTTTTGACCGTATAATTTGGCATTACCTGTCACAGTCACGCTGTTGGTTTCCGGGTCTATACTTAATTCTGCCCCAAACGCCTTTAACATCCGTTCACTGTGATCCCGTGATAAAGCGGGTTCGGTGACGGTAGTTTTTCCTTCGGTGTTCAAACCTGCAAGTAAAATACAAGACTTGACTTGTGCTGAGGCGATGGGTGAATGATAATGAATCGGTTTGAGTGCTTGTCCTTGAACTGCTAAAGGTGCTAAAGTATTACCCTTGCGTCCCCAAATTTCAGCAGCCATTTGTTGTAAAGGTTTGACAACACGGGACATAGGACGCGATCGCAACGAGTCATCACCTGTCACCGTAAAAAACCGCCCTGGATGGGAAGCTAACAACCCCAACATTAACCGGATAGTTGTACCAGAGTTACCCGCGTTCAACACATCTACAGGTTCTTGAAAATTACCCAAACCAATACCTTTAACCCGCACCAACTCTGTATTTAATTCGGAAATTTCCGCACCAAGCGCCCGGAAACAGTGAGCAGTGCTACGGGGATCTTCACCTAACAGCAGTCCTTGAATCTCAGTTTCACCTTCCGCGATCGCACCTAACATCAAAGCCCGATGGGAAATAGATTTATCACCAGGAATACTGATACGACCTTGTAGAGACAGTCCAGAGGGAGGACGCTGAATAATTAAGTTTTGAGAAGCGTTTTCTTGAGTTTTTAAAGTTATAATAGCAGCCGACATTATGATACACTAGCTTTTGAATAGGCCGGAAATCTGGCAGTGACTTCAGATGCTGCCACTGCTTCATTCCTCCCTACTATCCTACCGCTTTTCATAGTCCGCAACCCACTCCAATCAGCCCCAGTTTAGACTAGCATTTTTTTAAATCTTGACAAAAATATTCACAACCTTGATACACAGACTGATGATAGCCAGAAAAAACATTGTTTTCGGGTTTTAGCTTTCCATCCTAGCCGTTTGCATCTTGATTTGTGTAGATTAACAAATTAGTAGAGGGAGCAATGCGATTTTGTGGGATGACCCCACCGGAAGAGCGATCGCTAAATAAATATTAAGTAGTAATTAGCAATTTAATACAAGACTAAAGTAATATTACTTAAAGAGTTCAGCCTGAAAAAAGAAGTCTATTGTAACGAACAGAAAAAGTAAATAATCAGATACCCGAATTCTTGAAGAAATCGGGTATCTATCCATCTTTGATTTTAAGGTGCTAATCTGCCTTTACCCAAGCGAGATTTTTTGTACCATTCAGCTATTGCAGGAATCCATTCTTCAAAATGAGGCCACATTAATTCACATAACTTTTGAATTTCTAATTGTGCATCTCTCTTATTTCTCAAATCACAAAAGTGTAAGAAAGACCTAACATTAAAACTGACAACAAAATGCTGACGATAATCAAAGGGCATTTTACCCCTGATATGTTCTTCCGACATTCCCGCTTCAAAATCAATTTTGTATTGTTTGGCAGCTTCTAAACACCATTGTAAATCTGCTGCTCTTTTTTCGGGTGAATAATAATATTTCTTACCTTGTCTATCGGTGTAATATCCCACAGGACGTAAGTAAAAAACATCTTCTATATCTTTTTTACCTTCCACCACTTCAATAAACTGGTTTCCTGTGTACCTAAAAGATTGCACATCAAACGATACACCTACCCTGTGGGTGCGTGCTTGCTGCATGACGCTATGGGGAAAGAAACCACAGTTAAAGACTATTTGCGGATGTTCTAATGGTCCGTAATGTCCTCTTTCTCCTGCTAGGAGTTGCTTAACAATGATTTCACCACATTTGGACTCGGTAGGCCATTTGTCTCGCTGATCATATACAAACCCGTCTGTATAGTCTTGGTGCATCGCAGCATAAATGACTTGTTGGGGGTTTGGTGTTTTGGCAATAACTTCTACTCTAAATTTATCCATAACTACTCAAAATTAAGGTTTTTAATAAAGATAGCAATTAACCAGTTAGCAAGTTGATTGATGAGAAGGGAGAGAAATCAAACTCTCTGGATGATCATACATATATCCCAGATATTCAGATACTTTACAAAAATTAATTTATCTGTTACAGTTCTTAATATAGAGAAAAGTTAAGGAGATAACATAATGGCTACAAACGGTTCTATGGTTGATGATCAAGGCAAAATGAATAACTTTGCAGTTGAACCAAAAGTATATATAGACGAACAAGGCGATCGCACAGGTTTTACACCTTATGCAGAATTACTCAATGGTCGTTTAGCTATGATTGGTTTCATTTCTCTGATAGCCTTAGAAGTATTCACAGGACACGGTGTGATCGGAATTTTAAAAAGCCTGTAGAAAATAATTAAAATCTGCTTACATAACAGCTTACATAACAATTGATAAACTAGAGAGACGGGAAAATTCTCGTCTTTTTAATTTGGGAATGTGGGCAAAAAATTTATGGTATGTTGTCAGCATTAAACAAAGGGGAATCTATGGTTTTAACTGCTTCAACAATGTTACCGCTAGGTACTAAAGCACCAGAATTTCATCTACCAGAAGTAGTATCTGGAGAAAATATTTCACTGGCTAATTTTGCCGATAAAAAAGCATTATTAGTGATGTTTATTTGTCGGCATTGTCCATTTGTGAAGCATATCCAACAAGAATTAGCCAATTTAGGAAAAGATTACTTGAATAGTGATTTGGGAATAGTTGCTATTAGTGCTAACGATGCTCAAAACTACCCAAATGATGCACCTGAATCATTAAAAGAAATGTCCACAGAGTTGGGATTTAAGTTTCCTTTGTGCTACGACGAAACCCAGGAAACAGCAAAAGCTTACACAGCAGCTTGCACACCGGATTTTTTCCTATTTGATCAAGAAAGAAAATTAGTTTATCGCGGACAATTAGATGATAGTCGTCCTAGTAATAATAAACCAGTAACAGGTGCAGATTTACGGGCAGCAATTGAAGCCGTTTTAGCTGATCAAGCTGTCACCAGTGAACAAATTCCCAGTGTGGGTTGTAATATTAAATGGAAACTGGGGAACGAACCTAATTACTTTGGTTAAGAAAATTTTAATCATCTCCAGATTACTCACACATTACTCACACATTCTGATTTCTGAACAGGTGGGAATTTCCCGCCTGACTCCTGAATTATTAACCCTAAAAATCCACAAATAAAATCAACAAATAAAAATTAACCTATGAGGGGTGAAATTCTATTTTTCTAGTGTTTATTGGTTGTACTGGACGAGCATTTACTTGATATAACTTTTGGAAAGCTGCAATTTGTTTTTCAGAAACTTGAGTTGCTTGTGTCAGTACATTCCATTTTACATTTTCGCTGCATGGTGGTGTAGTTAGTGAACCGATATAACTGAAAAAAGCTTTATTTTTAGGTAGTAAATTAGCAGCGTTAATCGTATAATTTTCAATGTCATTGATTTTTCCTACTGCGGGAATATGCTGCCAAATCTGATCGATGAAGGGATTAGCTGAACCTTTATTCATCATCACTCCCACAACTGCTAATTGGTTTTTAGCATTGCGATGTACTAAGTGCATTTCCAGAGCAGATGCTTTATTATTAATAGTATGTTCACTGGGTATATGAAAATGAAACTGGATGAGTTCATATTCCTCATCGTTAATTTTCATAGTGCTACCTGGGAGGTAATTGACTTGGACAGTATAACCATTATTAACAACTAATAAAGGTGTGGGTTGATAGTTAAACTCTATTTGTACAGGAGTTGCTTCTACTGCATTATTTATATTGATAGGAGATTGATTTTTCCCTAGTTCACAAAGCGCAAAATCAGGACTGATTTCTCCCCAATGAGTAGGATTTGCTGCACCTGCATAGCTCCATTCTGGTGTATTTTCCTCAGCTATGACTGGTTTAGGAAATACAGCCATTAACCCTATTAAAAATACTACAATTACTATAAGATTTAGAAACAAAAGGTTTTTTATTTTCCAGATTAGTTTCATCCTACTCAAATCTATACCTCAATAAAATATAATTAAAAATGCAAAGGATCACAATTCAAATTTCCCAACTTCAAGAGACAAAAATTTTATTAACACCCCAACAACAACATTATTTATTGCGAGTTTTGCGATTACAAGATGGGGATAAATTTATCGCAATGGATGGTATGGGTAAATGGTGGTTAACCCAGTTAACAGGAGAAACAGGAGAGATTTTAGAATTACTGGAAGTGAAAACCGAGTTACCTGTATCTATTACTTTGATGGTAGCTTTACCAAAAGGAAATGGTTTTGATGATGTTGTCCGTTGTTGTACGGAGTTAGGTGTAACTTGTATTGTACCAGTTTTGAGCGATCGCACCTTATTAAATCCCAGTCCCCAAAAATTAGAACGTTGGCAGCGCATAGCTGCTGAAGCTGCGGAACAGTCAGAGCGTGCTTTTGTCCCTATCATTTTAGAACCTGTAGCTTTTAGCACTGCTTTAAATGAACGTGCAGCAAATCAGCGTTATAAGCGTTATATTTGTGAAGCGCGGGGAAATTATCCACATTTAATAAAAGTCCTAAATAACCTCTCTGGTGAAATTGTAGGTGAAAATATAGGTGAAAATATAGGTGAAATTGTCATTGCCACAGGACCAGAAGGAGGATGGACAGATAAGGAAATTGAAATGGCTATAAAAGCCAAATTTCAGCCTGTTGCCCTGGGTTGTCGCATTCTCCGCGCTGTCACTGCCCCAATTGTAGCATTATCCTTGATTGCCGCTGCTTGTGAAGCATAAACCGCAATACTTTAGACATCTGGTGAAAATAATGGTAGGGACAATTCATGAATTGTCCCTAGAACGGGTTTCTGGTTATGCAAACCCTAATTACTGGATATGTCTTTTGTGATAATTATTCAGAAGTGAATGTAATTTGCTGAATGTGAGTATAGTGGGTATAAATGATATATCTCATGCACCAAGATAAAGATAACGCTGTTTGCGTCTTTACTTCTAGGGGTGAGAAATTCATTTAAGTTTATATAAAGTCATGTTGGAAGAAGTGATCGCCGCCTTTGAACGCAAAGACTACCAAACCGCAGTTACATTAATTAAACCATTACTCAAACAATCACCGGAAGATCCTTGGGTGCAATTTTATTTTGCACGGTTACAGGAAGTTTATGAAAAGCGACAGGAAGCAGAAAAAATTTATCGTCAACTTTTGAAAGTGACCATCAATAATAAAATCATTTCCCAAGCACGTCAAGGTATACAAAGAATCAAAGATTTTGAACAAACAGAAAGACAAAAAGCCATTGCTCAAGCAATAGCAGAACCAAGTAATAATGAACCAGGAATTTTAGTTTTAGAACCGATTAATAATCAACTAAAAACCTTAGCTGCACCCAAATTTGCCCAAATTATGCAAATTGATACTTACTCAGCTAGACTCATGTTACCTAGTCGTAGTTGGCGAGTATACCGCACAGGAAAAATAGGCGAAATGCAATTTTATGGCAAACAATTACAACAAGCTGGGATTCCCTGTTTTTGGTTAAAAATATCCCAAATTCAACAAATTCAAGTACATCAAGTCCAATATTTTTCTGAATCATCACCTAACCCAAAAGTTGTATGTGTCAGTTCAGAAAATCAACTTGGTTCTTTGAGTTTTGATTGGTCAGAAGTCACAGCCAAAGTTGTGGGACTTTTACCTATTTTTGAACAGGTAGTAGATATTAATGTTCGTGGTAAATTAGAACGGAAAACCCAAACTCAAGACTATTACCAATTTTGTGATTTACACCTACCAGAAAGACGTAGTATTTTAAGAATTTATGACAATGGCTATGAATTTCAAAAAGGTTTAGAAATCACTCCCCAAGCTACACAAAACACAATTAGAATTAATTGGAATAGTTTGATGAGTTGGGTTGAGCAAAAAATACCTCAAGTTAAAACCTCGTCAGATTTTCAACCTTTTGGAGAAACAGTTTTAGATCAAACAGAAGTGCTAAATCAAATTCCCTCTCATATTCAATTATTTAGGAGGGAAAATACTAATTGGGATGCAGCTTTTCAGTTATACAGTGGAATTGTGTTTGTGAAAAACTGTTCAAGTAATTAATAAATCAGTAAGTTTGAGATTTTGGATTAAAGATAGGATTTGTCTTTGTGTTTGTAGTTGGGGCTTTAGCCCTGATTTTGAGGACTAAAGTCCTCACTACGAGCAATATATTCTATATTAAACAAGTTAATTAATCCAAAATCTAAAATCCAAAATCTAAAATCCAAACTTTACTTATTCAGGAGTTTTTACTTGACGGGCCATATCCAGAAAAATATTCATGTTCGCACCTGGACGACGACGACCACCAAAAGATTGTCCCATTAAATATTTGGTTGCAAAATTTGTTTCAGTTGCTACTGCGGGTTTCGCGGGTTCTGCTTTGGGGGTTGGTGCTTGAGCGGGTTCTGCTTTGGGGGTTGGCGCTTGAGCGGGTTCTACTTTTGCTGCTGCTGCTGGTGCTACGGGTGCTGCTGCTGGTGTAGTTTCTCCAACTTCTTCTTTTAGTTCCAAGTAGTATTCATCTTTTTTGCCAAATAACCCACCAATGAAACCAAGAATACCACCGATTAAATTTTTGATAAATCCAAACATGACAATTTCTCCTGTTTTTAAATTTTTGTCATATCACCGTAATTGTAAATTATTTCAACATAATTTTACATTTTGTTGCCATAATCATTGCGGTAATAAGCTGTAATAACTTTAGGGATTTTTACTAAATCGCCTTGTAGTCATTCTATAGGCCAATTGTTATGACTTCATTACAACTATTAGCGACTTATGAATACCAGCGAAATCATTATTAAATCTTACCGTATCTATAAGCAAGATTCTGAGATATTCCTTAACAAAATTTAACAACATTGGTTAATTGCAAAAACTGTCATAGCTTTTGGGTTGATAGCTCTGATACTTGTTTATATTTTTTACATAATCACATCAAATCAGATTTGATGAATACTGATATCATGTCCGGCTAATCGCTTACGATAAAAGAGGTGAGTGCAAAGATGACCAATGCCGAAACGAATTAGTGTAGCCACACATCTGAGTATTGAAGAGTTAGAAAAACGTTACCGTCAAGCTAAAGACGGGATAGAAAGCCGTCAGTACCAGATTATTTGGTTAGTAGCGCAAGGCAAAAAAACGGAAGAAATCGAGGAAATCACTGGCTACAGCAGAACATGGATGTACGCATTGGTAAAAAGATACAACGAGTTAGGGATCGAAGGATTAGGCGATCGTAGACAGTTAAACCAAGGTACACAGCCGCTAGTAGATGATATCCAGCAGGCACATTTATGGAAATTCAGTTGTGGTGCGAAGATGAACATCGCTTGGGACTTAAACCAGTTTTACGACGAGTTTATGTACCAGAAGGAGAACAACCAATTGCTGATGTGAATTGGCGGTTTAAATGGCTATGGTTGTATGCTTTTGTACATCCTAAAACTGGAGAAACCTATTGGTGGATTCTTCCTTATGTGAACACAGAGCTATTCAATCAGGTTTTAGCCGATTTTGCTCAAGAATTTGGCTTAGGTGCTAATAAACGTATTCTTTTAGCCGTTGATCAAGCCGGATGGCATACCAGTAAGAGTTTACAGATTCCCGAAGGGCTGCATTTAACATTATTACCATCTCACTCACCTGAATTACAACCCGCAGAAAGGCTTTGGACTTTGGTGGACGAACCAATTGCTAATCAATCTTTTGAGACACTCGATGATTTAGAGGATGTCTTATTTCATCGGTGTCAATCTTTACTCCAACAGCCTGATTTAATTCGTGGTTTGACGGGTTTTCATTGGTGGTTGCAAACTGGCGCTTAATCGTAAGTCATTACCCGGACATGATATGAGACAAAAAAACGGTAGAGAACCGAAATCCTCCACCGTTTTTTTATTATTAAAAAAATCCTAACTACAACTCAACACCAGGAGTCAACAACTCCCGACTTTCCTTAGCTGTAACTTGGACAACACCATTTTCATCCACATCAACGTAAGCAATATCACCGTCTTTGATGCGTCCAGACAGAATTTCTTCCGCCAAACTATCTTCCAACAAGCGCATAATTGCCCGACGTAATGGTCTTGCACCGTAGCTGGGGCTGTAACCTTCTTGAATCAAGCGGTCCTTGAAGCGATCGCTCACTTCCAAAGTAATGCCTTTTTCTGTCAACCGACCAAACACTTCTTTAAGCATAATGTCGGCGATTTCAGTCACTTCAGCCTTATTCAACTGACGGAAGACGATAATTTCATCCAAACGGTTCAAGAACTCAGGACGGAAGTATTGCTTCAGTTCCTCATTCACCAAAGAACGAATCCGGTTGTATTGAGACTCAGTTTGATCCTCAGCAAACTCGAAACCAATACCGCTACCACCCTTCTCAATTACCTTAGAACCAATGTTAGAAGTCAAAATTAACAAAGTGTTCTTAAAGTCCACTGTGCGTCCTTTAGCATCAGTCAAACGACCATCTTCTAAAATTTGCAGCAGCATATTGAAAACATCAGGGTGCGCTTTTTCGATTTCGTCAAACAGCACCACAGTGTAAGGACGACGGCGTACAGCTTCTGTTAACTGACCACCTTCGTTATAACCAACGTAACCTGGAGGTGAACCGATCAACTTACTGACGGTGTGACGCTCCATGTACTCGGACATATCTAAGCGAATCATTGCTTCTTCAGAACCGAAGAAGTAAGAAGCCAAGGACTTAGCCAACTCGGTTTTACCTACCCCAGTCGGACCAGAGAAGACAAAACTCGCAATGGGTCGGTTAGGATTCTTCAAACCAACTCTAGCGCGACGAATCGCACGGGAAACAGCTTTCACAGCATCATCTTGACCGATGAGGCGCTGATGTAAGGTGTCTTCCATGTGCAGCAACTTCTCAGATTCAGATTCAGTGAGTTTATTCACTGGTACACCAGTCCAAGAAGCAACGATATGAGCGATGTCTTCCTCTGTAACTACAGGTTCAACACCATCACCACCGGCTGCATTGGTTTTAGTTTGAGCAATGGTGCGGATTTCCGCTTTAATTTCCATTTCTCTGTCGCGCAGTTCTCCAGCACGGTCGAAGTCTTGAGAACGAACAGCATCATCTTTTTCTTTTAAGATTTGCCGCAGTTCCTTATCTAACTCCTTCGCTGCTGGGGGTAGCTGGGAGTTAATCAAACGGACGCGAGAACCAGCTTCATCAATTAAGTCAATAGCTTTATCTGGAAGGTAGCGATCGCTAATATATCTATCAGACAACTTCGCCGCCGCCACTAAAGCTTCATCGGAGATTTTTAACTTGTGGTGCGCTTCATAGCGATCGCGCAAACCATATAAAATTTCTATTGTTTCATCAACGGTCGGTTCACCCACCATCACAGGCTGAAAACGTCTTTCCAACGCTGCATCCCGTTCAATGTGCTTGCGGTACTCATCCAAAGTAGTAGCGCCGATACACTGCAACTCACCTCGCGCCAAAGCTGGCTTGAGGATATTCGCAGCATCAATCGCCCCTTCAGCAGCACCAGCACCGATTAAAGTATGAACCTCGTCAATTACCAGGATGACATTACCCGCTTGGCGGATCTCATCCATGATTTTCTTTAGACGTTCTTCAAATTCACCCCGGTACTTAGTTCCTGCAACCAGTAAACCAATATCCAGAGTTACCACCCGTTTATCTTCCAGGATATCCGGGATATCTTTGTTAGCGATGCGACTGGCTAAACCTTCAGCAATGGCTGTTTTACCCACCCCAGGTTCACCAATCAGCACTGGATTATTTTTAGTCCGGCGACCCAAAATTTGAATCACACGCTCGATTTCCTTGGCGCGTCCCACCACAGGATCGAGTTTGTTATCCACAGCCATTTGGGTCAAATTCGAGCCAAATTCATCCAAAGTTGGGGTTTTTGTGCGACCCGAAGAACCGCCAGGAGTCACTTCCGCAGTTT contains:
- a CDS encoding restriction endonuclease; protein product: MKSCSPDFFERLVVDLLVKMGYGGSRRDAGRAIGKAGDGGIDGIIKEDKLGLDIVYIQAKKWDNTVVGRPEIQKFVGALHGQRARKGVFITTSKFSQDAREYVSIIDSKIVLIDGQELAQLMIDNHVGVSTVSIYEIKKIDSDYFTDE
- a CDS encoding chlorophyll a/b-binding protein is translated as MATNGSMVDDQGKMNNFAVEPKVYIDEQGDRTGFTPYAELLNGRLAMIGFISLIALEVFTGHGVIGILKSL
- a CDS encoding carbonic anhydrase — translated: MAVFPKPVIAEENTPEWSYAGAANPTHWGEISPDFALCELGKNQSPININNAVEATPVQIEFNYQPTPLLVVNNGYTVQVNYLPGSTMKINDEEYELIQFHFHIPSEHTINNKASALEMHLVHRNAKNQLAVVGVMMNKGSANPFIDQIWQHIPAVGKINDIENYTINAANLLPKNKAFFSYIGSLTTPPCSENVKWNVLTQATQVSEKQIAAFQKLYQVNARPVQPINTRKIEFHPS
- a CDS encoding thioredoxin family protein, with translation MVLTASTMLPLGTKAPEFHLPEVVSGENISLANFADKKALLVMFICRHCPFVKHIQQELANLGKDYLNSDLGIVAISANDAQNYPNDAPESLKEMSTELGFKFPLCYDETQETAKAYTAACTPDFFLFDQERKLVYRGQLDDSRPSNNKPVTGADLRAAIEAVLADQAVTSEQIPSVGCNIKWKLGNEPNYFG
- a CDS encoding 16S rRNA (uracil(1498)-N(3))-methyltransferase; translated protein: MQRITIQISQLQETKILLTPQQQHYLLRVLRLQDGDKFIAMDGMGKWWLTQLTGETGEILELLEVKTELPVSITLMVALPKGNGFDDVVRCCTELGVTCIVPVLSDRTLLNPSPQKLERWQRIAAEAAEQSERAFVPIILEPVAFSTALNERAANQRYKRYICEARGNYPHLIKVLNNLSGEIVGENIGENIGEIVIATGPEGGWTDKEIEMAIKAKFQPVALGCRILRAVTAPIVALSLIAAACEA
- the thyX gene encoding FAD-dependent thymidylate synthase — translated: MDKFRVEVIAKTPNPQQVIYAAMHQDYTDGFVYDQRDKWPTESKCGEIIVKQLLAGERGHYGPLEHPQIVFNCGFFPHSVMQQARTHRVGVSFDVQSFRYTGNQFIEVVEGKKDIEDVFYLRPVGYYTDRQGKKYYYSPEKRAADLQWCLEAAKQYKIDFEAGMSEEHIRGKMPFDYRQHFVVSFNVRSFLHFCDLRNKRDAQLEIQKLCELMWPHFEEWIPAIAEWYKKSRLGKGRLAP
- the aroA gene encoding 3-phosphoshikimate 1-carboxyvinyltransferase; this encodes MSAAIITLKTQENASQNLIIQRPPSGLSLQGRISIPGDKSISHRALMLGAIAEGETEIQGLLLGEDPRSTAHCFRALGAEISELNTELVRVKGIGLGNFQEPVDVLNAGNSGTTIRLMLGLLASHPGRFFTVTGDDSLRSRPMSRVVKPLQQMAAEIWGRKGNTLAPLAVQGQALKPIHYHSPIASAQVKSCILLAGLNTEGKTTVTEPALSRDHSERMLKAFGAELSIDPETNSVTVTGNAKLYGQKVVVPGDISSAAFWLVAGSIVPGSELVVENVGVNPTRTGILEALAMMGADIQLENQREVAGEPVADVRVRSSQLKSCTIAGDIIPRLIDEIPILAVAATFAEGTTIIRDAAELRVKESDRITVMAQQLNKMGGKITELPDGMEITGGNALVGAEVDSHTDHRIGMSLAIAALNASGTTTIHRAEAAAISYPNFTNTLVEVCR
- the aspS gene encoding aspartate--tRNA ligase, yielding MRTHYCGELRQEHIGETVTLYGWVDRRRDHGGVIFLDLRDRSGIVQIVSDPQRTPDSYELANTIRNEYVVEITGRVTQRPAESLNPRIPTGEVEIYADKIHILNAVRKQLPFQVSTADTENVREDLRLKYRYLDLRRDRMAQNMQLRHQVVKAMRRYLEDNEGFIEIETPVLTRSTPEGARDYILPSRVNEGEWFALPQSPQLFKQILMVSGMDRYYQIARCFRDEDLRADRQPEFTQLDMEMSFMSQEEIIELNENLVCHIFKIVKNIDLPRPFPRLTYKDAMNKYGSDKPDTRYGLELVDVSDVLKDSGFKVFKDAISKGGIVKILPIPNGNDAISNVRIKPGGDIFKEATEAGAKGLAYIRVRDNGEIDTIGAIKDNLTPEQKQEILTRTGAKDGHLLLFAAADTGTVNKTLDRLRQFVAREFNLIPEGKNNFLWITDFPMFEWNADEKRLEALHHPFTAPHPDDLHDLKTARAQAYDLVLNGFEVGGGSLRIYQREVQSQVFETIGLSTEEAQNKFGFLLEAFEYGTPPHGGIAYGLDRLVMLLAGEESIRDVIAFPKTQQARCLLTDAPSGVDGKQLKELHVASTVKPKVKE